From the genome of Blautia pseudococcoides, one region includes:
- a CDS encoding ArnT family glycosyltransferase, whose product MQLQIKNLLSNRPRIYILCEFAFLAGIFIFCAYWAHLLPLDAGPDEKMRYDIPLYIYEHGRLPHGGDPSIRNPVWGTSYAFLPILSYIISALFMKVMSIFSTDPQQLLWAARLVSACFTTGAVFFVFRAGKKLFDGYSKWFFVCLVAVLPEALFMGVYVNNDAMAICCGAAIIYYWLVGMERHWDVPSCIFLGLWLGLCAMSYLNAYGFLLCSIFVFTLSCLTTDKKQIDWKYWLKRGILVAAAGLLVCGWWFVRNYMIYDGDWLGLATSNDFADRYAQEQFRPSTALSSGRALGYSVFSMLTGPWMVRVLCGFVGVFGQLQYWVEPWIIILYYILFLGGLLGCLMQLKKMFRLRKNGEIQRKAVFNWGMLIAALTPFILNFYHSYCVDLQPQGRYILPGLVPMMYFTVCGVTYLAERFIPRAKYRNILSAVLCSALVLITIKEFFRIY is encoded by the coding sequence ATGCAGTTACAAATTAAAAACTTACTTTCTAACCGTCCGCGTATTTATATTCTCTGCGAATTCGCATTTCTTGCAGGAATATTTATCTTTTGTGCATACTGGGCGCATTTGCTGCCTCTGGATGCAGGCCCCGATGAAAAAATGCGCTATGATATTCCATTGTATATCTACGAACACGGCAGACTCCCCCACGGCGGAGACCCTTCCATACGAAATCCCGTATGGGGAACCTCCTACGCGTTTCTTCCTATATTATCCTATATAATATCAGCCCTGTTCATGAAAGTAATGAGTATTTTTTCCACAGACCCTCAGCAGCTTTTGTGGGCTGCCAGACTGGTCTCTGCCTGCTTTACAACCGGAGCCGTATTTTTCGTCTTCCGTGCCGGCAAAAAGCTGTTTGACGGATACAGCAAATGGTTCTTTGTCTGCCTGGTAGCGGTTCTTCCTGAGGCTTTGTTCATGGGTGTTTATGTAAATAATGACGCCATGGCTATCTGCTGCGGCGCTGCCATTATATATTATTGGCTGGTGGGCATGGAACGGCATTGGGACGTGCCCAGCTGCATCTTCCTTGGCCTCTGGCTTGGACTTTGCGCTATGTCCTATCTGAATGCTTACGGTTTCCTGCTCTGCAGCATCTTTGTCTTTACTCTGAGCTGCCTGACCACCGATAAGAAACAGATCGACTGGAAATACTGGCTGAAGCGGGGTATTCTGGTTGCCGCTGCAGGCCTTCTTGTCTGCGGCTGGTGGTTTGTACGCAATTATATGATCTACGACGGTGACTGGCTGGGACTTGCCACCAGCAATGATTTTGCAGACCGCTATGCGCAGGAGCAGTTCCGGCCCTCCACAGCTCTTTCCTCCGGAAGAGCATTGGGCTACTCGGTCTTTTCCATGCTCACCGGCCCCTGGATGGTCAGGGTCCTCTGCGGCTTTGTGGGGGTATTTGGCCAACTTCAATACTGGGTGGAACCCTGGATCATAATCCTCTATTACATTTTATTCCTGGGCGGACTGCTGGGATGTCTGATGCAGTTGAAAAAGATGTTCCGGCTCCGTAAAAACGGGGAGATCCAAAGAAAAGCAGTGTTCAACTGGGGAATGCTGATCGCTGCTCTTACCCCGTTTATCCTGAACTTTTACCACTCTTACTGTGTGGATCTCCAGCCTCAGGGACGCTATATCCTGCCGGGTCTTGTGCCCATGATGTATTTCACAGTATGCGGCGTCACCTATCTGGCCGAACGCTTTATCCCCAGGGCGAAATACCGGAATATTCTGTCCGCTGTTCTGTGCAGTGCTCTGGTACTGATCACAATAAAGGAATTTTTCCGCATATATTAA
- a CDS encoding creatininase family protein has translation MLNDEAGFTDLRRGIDGLARIIRFQFHLDPYDKNTFDFVEDDRLRFQNDHAAANETSIIMAVRPELVQLERIRDGGKQPVAVAGADPRTDASVEYGVEILETNVDALCRGIEQLLK, from the coding sequence ATGCTCAATGATGAAGCCGGATTTACAGATCTGCGCAGAGGGATTGATGGTTTAGCCAGAATCATACGTTTTCAGTTCCATCTCGATCCTTATGATAAGAATACCTTTGACTTCGTGGAGGATGACAGACTGAGGTTTCAAAATGACCATGCGGCAGCCAATGAAACGTCCATTATCATGGCGGTAAGGCCGGAACTGGTGCAGCTTGAGCGGATCCGGGACGGTGGGAAGCAGCCTGTCGCTGTGGCAGGAGCTGACCCGAGAACGGATGCTTCCGTGGAGTATGGGGTGGAAATATTGGAGACAAACGTGGATGCTCTGTGCCGGGGCATTGAACAGCTTTTGAAGTAA
- a CDS encoding AraC family transcriptional regulator: MADVNYKLSLEGIQFHIVSVGRGNTGHIKMHSHSIASYEIHYIESGQGVLRLRRDEYTLKKGTFYLTGPGIAHEQITISQEPMREIVMYYTVPLVCGGGENRKSHKKREPWLEQLLSQRFWIGEGPREVWEPFRRIIGEIQEKPPGYRTLVPFLAGGLFISLGRLYQTGAMDTGDTYVPCSDEVKYLQIERIFLDDPVHITIQKLAKELGLSVRQVQRLMKSHYGMTFRQMQMENKLELVCRMLEEKVNSLEEIAERTGFSSADYLGYCFKQKYGIPPGKYRRKEEDSVSWQKY, translated from the coding sequence ATGGCGGATGTAAATTACAAACTCAGCCTTGAGGGCATCCAATTCCATATAGTGTCTGTTGGAAGGGGAAACACCGGACATATCAAAATGCATTCCCACAGTATTGCCAGTTATGAGATCCATTATATAGAATCAGGACAGGGCGTGCTGCGTCTTCGCAGAGATGAATATACACTGAAAAAAGGGACTTTTTATCTGACAGGACCGGGCATAGCCCATGAGCAGATCACCATATCCCAGGAGCCTATGAGGGAGATTGTAATGTATTATACGGTTCCCCTGGTCTGCGGAGGCGGGGAGAACCGTAAAAGCCATAAAAAGAGGGAGCCATGGCTGGAACAGCTTCTCAGCCAGAGGTTCTGGATTGGTGAGGGACCACGGGAAGTTTGGGAGCCGTTCAGGCGGATCATCGGCGAGATACAGGAGAAACCGCCGGGTTACCGGACACTGGTGCCTTTTTTGGCCGGCGGGCTGTTCATTTCTCTGGGAAGGCTGTATCAGACAGGGGCCATGGATACCGGTGATACTTATGTCCCCTGCTCGGATGAGGTAAAGTATCTGCAGATAGAGCGGATTTTTCTGGATGACCCGGTACATATCACGATCCAGAAGCTGGCAAAGGAGCTGGGGCTGAGTGTACGCCAGGTACAGCGCCTGATGAAGAGCCATTACGGCATGACCTTCCGGCAGATGCAGATGGAAAATAAACTTGAACTTGTATGCCGCATGCTTGAGGAGAAGGTAAATTCCCTGGAGGAGATAGCAGAGCGCACCGGGTTTTCTTCGGCCGATTATCTTGGATACTGTTTCAAACAGAAATACGGTATACCGCCCGGAAAATACCGGAGGAAAGAGGAGGATAGTGTTTCATGGCAAAAATACTGA
- a CDS encoding alpha-L-fucosidase: MYSKKAYLQQIEDVIAGGPYRDNWDSLSQHQTPKWFRDAKFGIFIHWGVYSVPAFGNEWYSRNMYIQGSPEFRHHQQVYGSQKDFGYKDFIPMFKAENFDAAAWTDLFRKAGARYVVPVAEHHDGFQMYRSDISHWNAYEMGPKRDVLGELTQEMEKKGLINGASTHRIEHWFFMGHGKDFESDITEAEKEGDFYWPAMPEGDHQDLFSEPVPTKDFLEDWMVRTCELIDRYQIKELYFDWWIQHSSAKPYLQKIAAYYYNRAVEWNEEVLIAYKHDAFMFGTALVDIERGQFANVQPFYWQTDTAIAKNSWCYTENNDFKKAKDIICDLADVVSKNGNLLLNVGPKADGTISAEDTAVLLEIGEWLEANGEAIYGSHIWRTAAEGPTVVEEGQFTDGKDKVFTKEDFRFTVNGSHLYAICLSYPHDGHISIKSLAEQDASCLPKFHGIIDAVDVLGFEETPVWKRTENGLEIETRNVRTDKPVVFKITMR, encoded by the coding sequence ATGTACAGTAAAAAGGCTTATTTACAGCAGATTGAAGATGTCATTGCCGGAGGACCTTACCGGGACAACTGGGATTCTCTGTCACAGCACCAGACTCCCAAATGGTTCCGAGATGCGAAATTCGGTATTTTTATCCATTGGGGTGTGTACAGTGTTCCCGCCTTTGGAAATGAATGGTATTCGAGAAATATGTATATTCAGGGAAGCCCTGAATTCCGTCATCACCAGCAAGTATATGGGAGCCAGAAAGATTTTGGCTATAAAGATTTTATCCCCATGTTCAAAGCCGAAAATTTTGATGCCGCCGCATGGACTGACCTGTTCCGGAAAGCAGGCGCCAGATATGTTGTCCCCGTGGCAGAACATCATGACGGCTTTCAGATGTACCGCAGTGACATTTCCCATTGGAACGCTTACGAAATGGGGCCAAAACGCGATGTACTCGGGGAGCTGACTCAGGAAATGGAGAAGAAGGGACTTATAAACGGCGCTTCTACCCACCGCATAGAGCACTGGTTCTTTATGGGACACGGAAAGGATTTTGAGAGCGATATCACAGAAGCGGAAAAAGAAGGGGACTTTTACTGGCCCGCCATGCCGGAGGGTGACCATCAGGACCTGTTCAGTGAACCGGTTCCCACGAAAGACTTCCTGGAGGACTGGATGGTCAGAACTTGTGAACTGATCGACCGCTATCAAATAAAAGAGCTGTATTTTGACTGGTGGATCCAGCACAGCAGCGCCAAACCATATCTCCAAAAAATAGCGGCTTATTACTACAACCGGGCAGTGGAATGGAATGAGGAAGTCCTCATTGCCTACAAACATGATGCTTTTATGTTCGGCACTGCCCTTGTAGATATTGAACGGGGACAATTTGCAAATGTCCAGCCGTTTTACTGGCAGACCGACACGGCTATTGCAAAAAATTCCTGGTGTTATACAGAAAATAATGATTTCAAAAAGGCAAAGGATATTATCTGTGACCTGGCAGATGTGGTCAGCAAAAACGGGAACCTTCTTCTGAATGTGGGTCCCAAAGCGGACGGGACCATATCGGCCGAAGATACGGCTGTCCTTCTTGAAATCGGGGAATGGCTGGAAGCCAACGGGGAAGCGATCTATGGCTCCCATATCTGGCGCACCGCGGCGGAAGGTCCCACTGTGGTGGAGGAAGGGCAGTTCACAGATGGGAAGGATAAGGTTTTTACAAAAGAGGATTTCCGCTTCACCGTGAACGGATCTCATCTGTATGCCATCTGTCTGAGCTATCCCCATGACGGGCACATATCCATAAAATCATTGGCAGAACAGGATGCCTCCTGTCTTCCAAAATTCCACGGCATTATCGACGCTGTGGATGTGCTGGGGTTTGAGGAGACTCCGGTGTGGAAACGTACGGAAAATGGGCTGGAGATTGAAACCCGGAATGTCAGAACCGATAAACCGGTAGTGTTTAAGATCACAATGAGATAG
- a CDS encoding response regulator transcription factor: protein MAKILIIEDDTNINNMVSEYLSANGYTCTQAFSGSEGSLRFSMEEFDLILLDLMLPGMTGEELIRMFAGKVPVIVLSAKNELDSKVELLTAGANDYICKPFDLKELLVRIQVQLRSLPASKLPDVQTELHYKVWILDSETRKMTAKIDFDTMPASLGGEPLTMTPTEFKILRLLIANTERVMTKTLLLEKVWDSTGNFVDEHAVAVNINRLRKKIESEEHPYIKTLYGMGYQWKGKKTEWKN, encoded by the coding sequence ATGGCAAAAATACTGATCATTGAAGATGATACAAATATAAATAATATGGTATCAGAATATCTGAGCGCCAATGGATATACGTGTACACAGGCATTTTCAGGGAGCGAAGGCTCTCTCAGATTCTCCATGGAGGAGTTTGATCTGATCCTTTTGGACCTTATGCTCCCGGGTATGACAGGAGAGGAGCTGATCAGAATGTTTGCGGGAAAAGTCCCGGTCATTGTCCTTTCCGCAAAAAATGAGCTGGACAGCAAAGTGGAACTTCTAACCGCAGGGGCTAATGACTATATCTGCAAGCCCTTCGATCTAAAAGAACTGCTTGTGCGCATTCAGGTACAGCTCCGCTCCCTGCCTGCCTCAAAGCTGCCGGATGTTCAGACAGAACTGCACTATAAAGTCTGGATACTTGACTCGGAGACCCGGAAAATGACGGCTAAGATAGATTTTGATACCATGCCGGCATCCCTGGGCGGGGAGCCTCTGACTATGACGCCCACAGAGTTTAAAATCCTGCGTCTTCTCATTGCCAATACAGAGCGGGTCATGACAAAGACCCTTCTTTTGGAAAAAGTATGGGACAGCACCGGGAATTTTGTGGATGAACATGCCGTGGCTGTGAATATCAACAGACTCCGCAAGAAGATTGAATCCGAAGAACACCCATATATTAAGACCCTGTACGGCATGGGATATCAGTGGAAGGGGAAGAAAACGGAATGGAAAAATTAA
- a CDS encoding Eco57I restriction-modification methylase domain-containing protein yields the protein MNTKTDIQEEIKESLIQVLDKINEKDCGYEKLLVLYFEIALVRFAKINHAMPNDKNTWECMEKLKEKFEGILQTDLFELSKHKTIKKNIIDMLAIHFDVMIEKYSLNIYDIGRLFESLFNMEYSDSQIKETTGRSDSGMFFSDVDLVRETINLLLENVSAAKVKNSTFIDPAMGAGIFLFELAEKVKSKMSKKDFTHFLKNNVYGIDKNPIIVDLFKVCFWIKYFNEMDEMNFLGKNFVSDDSLLLPIGNNENEKTWGSIFPRAFKEGGFDYVIGNPPWGKIKANIREYNLLNGNNTKEYQGIRLKHFIEENSDKKGWKEYQQYIKNYSKALKESPNFSHQQYIVENTKTGGDFDLYKYFVELSYKLLKINGRLGYIIPASFYMSEGATALRHLLLENGDIEYLLNFENKKHIFPIHPSFKFIILVYVKKSVPGKIKKAYFDLSNVDEIKENNILKLNFISYSRKLLKLCSNDYWAIPECKSVTELNILEKLYKKYPNLGKEQKGKWKVSFKRELDMTMDSDKFVKEDELQENKRYLPLYEGRMVHQYNSSKKVYIRGTGRTALWEKNKNNKEGVIQPQYYVEEDRCRNIPQIFRASYCDVTGQKNVRTILASLIKERAVCGNKVPTCEFYPSNDITFHLYWISLANSFIIDWMMRKKMTITLNFYHWFQIPFPKLASTDKSFKCLVAWSALVLEKMNGYKLLSYISDKEIVDIYYANANENIWKLRLKIDRLVTDIFGLNSTEIACILYGFPSLDSNEEGILGDKRYGTTRKASYVTRDYLLSEVREKESSDNDISIVDIYSSIGIDIKEETGSITNLNERIEFYRKNGIVPYNE from the coding sequence TTGAATACCAAGACAGATATACAAGAGGAAATAAAGGAAAGTCTTATACAGGTATTAGATAAAATAAATGAAAAAGATTGTGGCTACGAAAAATTATTAGTACTTTATTTTGAAATAGCCCTGGTTAGGTTTGCGAAAATAAATCATGCAATGCCTAATGATAAAAATACGTGGGAATGCATGGAAAAATTAAAAGAAAAATTTGAAGGAATCTTGCAAACAGATTTATTTGAATTATCAAAACACAAAACAATAAAGAAAAACATTATAGATATGTTAGCAATACACTTTGATGTTATGATTGAAAAGTATTCTTTAAATATTTACGATATTGGCAGGTTATTTGAAAGTCTTTTTAATATGGAATATTCTGATTCACAAATAAAGGAAACTACAGGTCGAAGTGATTCTGGAATGTTTTTTTCTGACGTGGATTTAGTAAGGGAAACAATAAACTTGCTGTTGGAGAACGTGAGTGCCGCCAAAGTAAAAAACTCAACATTTATTGATCCAGCAATGGGTGCTGGTATTTTTTTGTTTGAATTAGCAGAAAAAGTAAAAAGTAAAATGAGTAAAAAAGATTTTACGCATTTTCTCAAAAATAATGTTTATGGAATTGATAAAAATCCGATAATAGTTGACCTTTTCAAGGTTTGTTTTTGGATTAAATATTTCAATGAGATGGATGAAATGAATTTTTTGGGAAAGAATTTTGTTTCAGACGACAGTTTATTACTCCCAATAGGAAATAACGAAAATGAGAAAACTTGGGGGAGTATTTTTCCAAGAGCATTTAAAGAAGGGGGATTTGATTATGTAATAGGAAATCCACCGTGGGGAAAAATAAAGGCAAATATAAGAGAATATAATTTATTAAATGGTAATAATACAAAAGAATATCAAGGAATAAGATTAAAGCATTTTATTGAAGAGAATAGTGATAAAAAAGGGTGGAAAGAATATCAACAATACATTAAAAATTATTCAAAAGCGTTGAAAGAATCACCAAATTTTTCACATCAACAATATATTGTTGAAAATACAAAGACTGGTGGAGATTTTGACTTATATAAGTATTTTGTCGAGCTGAGTTATAAATTGTTAAAAATTAATGGTAGGTTAGGATATATTATTCCAGCATCATTTTATATGTCGGAGGGAGCAACAGCTCTTAGACATTTACTACTAGAAAATGGAGACATAGAATACTTACTTAATTTTGAAAATAAAAAACACATATTTCCGATTCATCCTTCTTTCAAATTTATCATATTAGTTTATGTTAAGAAGTCAGTACCAGGAAAGATAAAAAAGGCATATTTTGATTTGAGTAATGTGGATGAAATAAAAGAAAATAATATTTTAAAATTGAACTTTATATCTTATTCAAGAAAATTATTAAAATTATGTAGCAACGATTATTGGGCTATACCAGAATGTAAATCTGTAACTGAACTGAATATATTGGAAAAGTTATACAAAAAATATCCTAACTTGGGAAAAGAACAAAAAGGTAAATGGAAAGTTTCATTTAAAAGAGAACTCGACATGACGATGGATAGCGATAAATTCGTTAAAGAAGATGAACTACAAGAAAATAAAAGATACCTACCGCTATATGAAGGCAGAATGGTTCACCAATATAATTCATCCAAAAAAGTCTATATAAGGGGAACGGGAAGAACTGCATTATGGGAGAAAAACAAAAATAATAAAGAAGGTGTGATTCAACCACAATATTATGTAGAAGAAGATAGATGTAGGAATATTCCACAAATCTTTAGAGCATCATATTGTGATGTGACAGGACAGAAAAATGTAAGAACAATTCTAGCATCACTCATAAAAGAAAGGGCGGTATGTGGCAATAAAGTTCCTACATGTGAGTTTTATCCTAGTAATGATATAACTTTTCATCTTTATTGGATATCATTAGCAAATAGTTTTATAATCGACTGGATGATGAGAAAGAAAATGACAATAACATTGAATTTTTATCATTGGTTTCAGATTCCATTTCCTAAGTTGGCAAGTACAGATAAATCTTTTAAATGTCTTGTTGCATGGTCAGCACTTGTCTTGGAAAAAATGAATGGTTACAAATTATTATCATATATATCAGACAAAGAAATCGTTGATATTTATTATGCGAATGCAAATGAAAACATATGGAAGTTAAGATTGAAAATTGATAGGTTAGTAACTGATATTTTTGGGTTAAACAGCACAGAAATAGCATGTATTCTATATGGTTTTCCAAGTTTGGATAGTAATGAAGAAGGAATTTTGGGAGATAAAAGATACGGAACGACAAGAAAAGCTTCTTATGTAACAAGAGATTATCTATTGAGCGAAGTGCGAGAAAAAGAAAGTAGTGATAATGACATAAGTATTGTAGATATTTATTCTAGCATAGGTATTGATATAAAAGAAGAAACAGGTAGCATCACAAACTTGAATGAAAGAATTGAGTTTTATCGAAAAAATGGAATTGTACCATACAATGAGTAA
- a CDS encoding ABC transporter ATP-binding protein — protein MEYILETKNLKKYYGQEPNITKALDGIDVKVERGEFVSIIGTSGSGKSTLLNMLGGLDIPSSGSVKIRGREIGKMNDEQLTVFRRRNIGFVFQNYNLVPILNVYQNIVLPIELDGSTVYKTYVEEIIHLLHLEEKLDNLPNNLSGGQQQRVAIARALAGKPAIILADEPTGNLDSKTSLEVMQLLKMTSTEFSQTLVMITHNPELAQIADRMIHIEDGKIVERKEDI, from the coding sequence ATGGAATATATTTTAGAGACAAAAAATCTGAAGAAATACTACGGACAGGAGCCGAATATCACGAAAGCGCTGGACGGCATAGATGTGAAAGTGGAACGGGGAGAATTCGTGTCAATCATAGGAACAAGCGGAAGCGGAAAATCCACACTGCTGAATATGCTGGGAGGACTGGATATTCCCAGTTCGGGAAGTGTAAAGATCAGAGGCAGGGAGATCGGTAAAATGAACGATGAACAGCTCACAGTATTCCGCAGAAGAAACATTGGGTTTGTGTTTCAGAATTATAATCTGGTACCCATCCTGAACGTATATCAGAACATCGTACTCCCCATAGAACTGGACGGCAGTACGGTTTACAAGACTTATGTAGAGGAAATCATACACCTGCTTCACCTGGAGGAAAAGCTGGATAATCTTCCAAACAACCTCTCCGGAGGACAGCAGCAGAGAGTAGCCATTGCAAGGGCGCTGGCAGGCAAGCCGGCCATCATCCTGGCAGATGAACCGACGGGAAATCTGGATTCCAAAACATCCCTGGAGGTTATGCAGCTTTTGAAAATGACCAGCACAGAGTTTAGCCAGACACTGGTTATGATCACCCACAACCCGGAACTGGCACAGATCGCGGACCGTATGATACATATCGAAGATGGAAAAATTGTAGAAAGAAAAGAAGATATTTAG
- a CDS encoding MerR family transcriptional regulator: MKKQELIPIGVLSKITNVHIQSLRYYEKIGILKPAYIDMESRYRYYSFSQIKIVEAIQYCVELDIPLKDFNIFISDSEQTIDYATLIAYGRKAAYTKIEAIKNKMKHFDIIEHDMLHSQKCKENTIVTSFLPQKTYYLLPYCGTQTEPAFRNIVIQLLKEIHTSGYKAGYDISLLAKFKNNSTEQYVGSDILDYTGEPNDKKNILSIPAGNQYCLKRGQSDILDAPDIFKQYLKNVNSFIAIETDFFSEKYAYYEPDYEIRCIIQ, encoded by the coding sequence ATGAAAAAACAAGAACTAATTCCGATTGGGGTATTATCCAAAATAACAAACGTCCATATTCAGTCTTTAAGATATTACGAAAAAATTGGAATTTTAAAACCAGCCTATATTGATATGGAAAGCAGATACCGCTATTACTCATTTTCACAGATAAAAATTGTAGAAGCCATACAATACTGTGTTGAGCTTGATATTCCATTAAAAGATTTTAACATTTTTATTTCTGATTCAGAACAGACCATTGACTATGCAACTCTTATAGCTTATGGTCGTAAGGCAGCATATACCAAAATAGAAGCTATAAAAAATAAAATGAAACACTTTGACATAATAGAACATGACATGCTTCATTCCCAAAAATGCAAGGAAAATACGATTGTTACCTCTTTTCTTCCCCAAAAAACATATTATCTGTTACCATATTGCGGTACACAGACAGAACCGGCATTTCGCAATATCGTGATTCAATTATTAAAGGAGATACATACAAGCGGCTACAAAGCAGGATATGATATTAGTCTGCTTGCAAAGTTCAAGAATAATTCAACCGAACAATATGTAGGCTCAGATATTCTTGATTATACAGGAGAACCAAATGACAAGAAAAATATTCTCTCTATTCCGGCTGGAAATCAATATTGCCTAAAACGTGGTCAAAGCGATATTCTTGATGCACCAGATATATTTAAACAGTATCTTAAAAATGTAAACAGTTTCATAGCAATAGAAACAGATTTTTTCTCCGAAAAATACGCTTATTATGAGCCAGATTATGAAATTAGATGTATTATACAGTGA
- a CDS encoding sensor histidine kinase, with translation MQIQAQITDFFVRIGIRDNGKGIEEERLTEIFKRFYREPEVADQDGVGIGLYLAREIVMKERGFIGAVKNREGYNVLCQPARGTVEGLSQTCYFFEKSLR, from the coding sequence ATACAGATTCAGGCGCAGATAACCGATTTTTTTGTCCGCATCGGTATAAGGGACAATGGAAAAGGAATTGAGGAAGAGCGGCTGACTGAAATATTTAAGCGTTTTTACCGCGAGCCGGAAGTGGCAGACCAGGACGGTGTGGGAATCGGCCTGTATCTGGCGCGGGAGATTGTTATGAAGGAAAGAGGCTTTATAGGTGCGGTCAAAAACAGGGAAGGGTACAACGTTTTATGTCAACCTGCCCGCGGCACAGTAGAGGGATTATCTCAAACTTGTTACTTTTTTGAGAAGAGTTTGAGATAA
- a CDS encoding AraC family transcriptional regulator: MIYEPLFELEKTGINIAYHTKKGRYSPTHWHSAIELIYVLNGTATISIEGKDYKLVAGEFIVVDSNRIHEAQCTRVSMMVVIHYSRASMQNYMTKIDEYRIYCSRQTLKKEKLDKYLEICGLLKRLPPLYVTRPPGYRLQSQAVAMEVLFVLVNHFSVSTDSAGLVNDVTVLERLAEITAYIEAHHREKIVLEDIASRFYLSREYFSRFFRQNMGVTFSRYVNQVRLMHIYHDLCSTGDGVMELAEKHGFANYKLFNRMFWEIYGCKPSDVRKK, from the coding sequence ATGATTTATGAACCACTGTTTGAGCTGGAGAAGACAGGGATCAATATCGCTTATCATACGAAAAAGGGAAGATACAGCCCCACCCATTGGCATTCCGCTATTGAACTGATTTATGTGCTGAATGGAACAGCCACGATCTCCATAGAAGGAAAAGACTACAAGCTGGTGGCAGGGGAGTTTATCGTGGTGGACTCTAACCGGATCCATGAGGCACAGTGTACAAGGGTATCCATGATGGTTGTGATCCACTATTCCAGGGCCAGCATGCAAAATTATATGACTAAGATTGATGAATACCGCATCTACTGCTCCCGGCAGACTTTGAAAAAAGAAAAGCTGGATAAATATCTGGAAATCTGCGGTCTTTTAAAACGTCTGCCGCCTCTGTATGTGACCCGTCCTCCAGGATACCGTCTGCAGAGCCAGGCTGTGGCTATGGAAGTGCTATTTGTGCTGGTTAATCATTTTTCTGTTTCCACAGATTCGGCGGGATTGGTGAACGACGTCACGGTTCTGGAACGTCTGGCGGAGATAACTGCGTATATAGAGGCGCATCACAGGGAGAAGATCGTGCTGGAGGATATTGCGTCCCGTTTTTATCTGAGCAGGGAGTATTTCAGTCGGTTTTTCAGGCAGAATATGGGAGTGACATTTTCGCGTTATGTAAACCAAGTGCGGCTGATGCATATTTATCATGACCTTTGCAGTACCGGAGATGGCGTTATGGAACTGGCGGAAAAGCACGGGTTTGCAAATTATAAGCTGTTTAACAGAATGTTTTGGGAGATATATGGGTGTAAGCCCAGTGATGTGAGGAAAAAGTGA
- a CDS encoding ATP-binding protein → MEKLILAFSLICLFLSIFIVIKVRKRLVEYTRQMSDCLDAMIAGRTDLVFQEEKDTLAGKLQSKLHRLYEILNQQSQENKIQRQQIETIVADISHQVKTPIANVRMYHSLLQKKNSSWMLPSVRQTNWNFS, encoded by the coding sequence ATGGAAAAATTAATCCTGGCTTTTTCCCTCATCTGCCTTTTCCTTTCTATTTTTATAGTGATCAAAGTGAGAAAAAGGCTTGTTGAATACACACGCCAGATGAGCGACTGTCTGGATGCCATGATCGCAGGCCGAACGGATCTTGTGTTTCAGGAGGAGAAGGACACCCTGGCAGGTAAGCTGCAGTCTAAACTGCACCGCCTGTATGAGATACTCAACCAGCAGTCCCAGGAAAATAAAATACAGCGCCAGCAGATTGAAACTATAGTTGCAGATATTTCCCATCAGGTAAAAACACCCATTGCAAATGTGAGGATGTATCACAGCCTATTACAGAAAAAGAACAGTTCTTGGATGCTGCCCAGCGTCAGACAGACAAACTGGAATTTCTCATGA